One window of the Rufibacter radiotolerans genome contains the following:
- a CDS encoding formylglycine-generating enzyme family protein — protein sequence MIIGLLQVLFVFVAASAPPAGTIKVKDYYVDKTEILNVHWDEYVRLKGKDLTPDEVTLLLPYTPNQVYSLPENRFKPVVLITYEQALEYCQWRSEVVSKRYNRKITYRLPTPQEWQEIAQELLISEASQAQKDLKDTQKMMAKRDGAYTLLTTENPKEKLYHLMDNVSEMTSKKGVAMGLNNYDLYKLNGDAASEALLKTSTYSEPHPYMGFRCVAVVGKGF from the coding sequence ATGATAATCGGGTTACTACAGGTATTATTTGTTTTCGTGGCGGCATCTGCCCCTCCGGCCGGCACCATTAAGGTGAAAGACTATTACGTTGACAAGACAGAGATACTGAACGTGCACTGGGACGAATACGTGCGGCTGAAAGGTAAAGACCTAACCCCAGATGAGGTCACTCTGCTATTGCCCTATACCCCCAACCAGGTCTATTCCTTGCCAGAGAACAGGTTCAAGCCCGTGGTGCTCATTACTTATGAACAGGCCTTGGAATACTGCCAATGGCGGTCTGAAGTGGTGAGCAAACGCTACAACCGGAAAATCACCTACCGGCTTCCAACTCCGCAGGAATGGCAGGAAATAGCCCAGGAACTCCTCATCTCAGAGGCAAGCCAGGCCCAAAAAGACCTCAAAGACACCCAGAAAATGATGGCAAAAAGAGATGGCGCCTATACCTTGCTAACTACTGAAAACCCCAAAGAAAAGCTCTACCACCTAATGGATAACGTCTCTGAAATGACCTCAAAAAAAGGGGTAGCCATGGGGTTGAACAACTATGATCTGTATAAACTGAATGGCGATGCCGCTTCAGAAGCCCTCCTGAAGACCAGCACGTACAGTGAGCCTCACCCCTACATGGGCTTTAGGTGTGTGGCCGTAGTGGGTAAGG
- a CDS encoding acyl-CoA thioesterase: MPSLPSDKFSIEIKVHEADIDALGHVNNVVYLRWVQEVSAAHWAAAAPPELQEKYLWVVLRHEIDFHKTAFRNDIIKGSTWVGEHHGAKFERFVTLQRAGSEELLASAKTTWCLLDAKTMRPKRIEDDVLKLL, translated from the coding sequence ATGCCTTCCCTCCCCTCAGATAAGTTCAGTATTGAGATAAAAGTACATGAGGCAGATATTGATGCCCTGGGCCACGTGAACAATGTAGTGTACCTGCGGTGGGTGCAGGAGGTATCAGCGGCGCATTGGGCGGCGGCTGCCCCTCCGGAATTACAGGAGAAATACCTGTGGGTGGTGCTTCGGCATGAGATTGATTTCCATAAAACCGCCTTCCGAAACGATATCATAAAGGGCTCTACCTGGGTGGGAGAACATCATGGAGCCAAGTTTGAGCGCTTCGTGACGCTGCAGAGGGCCGGCAGTGAGGAACTGTTGGCCTCCGCCAAAACCACCTGGTGCTTGCTGGATGCTAAAACTATGCGCCCCAAAAGGATTGAGGACGATGTGTTAAAGTTGTTGTAG
- a CDS encoding SDR family NAD(P)-dependent oxidoreductase, which produces MKNILVIGGSSGIGKELVHLLARQGHQVYATYFQHPPEEEIPRVHYFPLDVLAETVDLSFLPNMIDGLAYCPGSINLLPFARIKPLDFTRDFELQVVGAVKVLQATLPQLKASQKASVVFFSTVAVQTGFTFHAQVSASKGALEGLTRSLAAELAPLIRVNAVAPSITDTPLAAKFLNTQEKQAANAQKHPLKRIGTPSDIAEAAIFLLSEKSSWMTGQILHVDGGISSIKN; this is translated from the coding sequence ATGAAAAATATCTTGGTTATAGGCGGGTCATCGGGTATAGGGAAAGAATTGGTGCATTTACTGGCCCGGCAGGGGCATCAGGTGTATGCCACCTACTTTCAGCATCCTCCGGAGGAGGAAATACCAAGAGTCCATTATTTCCCGTTAGATGTGCTGGCAGAGACGGTAGATCTGTCTTTTCTGCCCAATATGATAGATGGTTTGGCTTATTGCCCCGGAAGTATCAATTTACTTCCCTTTGCCCGCATTAAGCCCCTTGATTTCACCAGAGATTTTGAGTTGCAGGTGGTAGGTGCCGTAAAGGTTTTGCAAGCCACGTTGCCACAACTGAAAGCCTCCCAAAAGGCCTCGGTGGTTTTCTTTTCCACTGTAGCCGTTCAGACCGGGTTTACCTTTCATGCGCAGGTGTCGGCCTCTAAAGGGGCACTGGAAGGCCTCACCCGTTCCCTGGCTGCTGAACTTGCCCCTTTAATAAGGGTCAATGCCGTTGCCCCTTCCATCACAGATACTCCGCTGGCAGCCAAATTCCTCAATACCCAGGAAAAACAAGCAGCCAATGCCCAGAAACACCCCCTGAAAAGAATTGGCACCCCTTCTGACATTGCCGAAGCGGCTATCTTCTTGCTCTCAGAGAAATCCTCCTGGATGACGGGCCAGATTCTGCACGTGGACGGAGGCATTTCCAGCATCAAGAATTAA